A part of Candidatus Moraniibacteriota bacterium genomic DNA contains:
- a CDS encoding DUF3644 domain-containing protein produces the protein MNYFGSYRRLFENSRSALLSAIEIYNKPRVSYREESFVILLINSWELLLKAVLSKSKKRIFYRKRKGEPYRTLTLTDSMKSAESLFPSNLPFLPIRKNIELLEAYRDSAIHFYNEADFRSIIFALSQTSIINYRDVLENFFGKDTTEEITWAVLPLGSNYPADPTIFLSKRNNKQSVSVSEYLRLLQGSIQEVEKNKLDTGRLLTVFNVKLESTKKIANADFVVGVQPSSGGGEPMLIQRKVDPNESHPWREMMVMPELPEFNGKPMSKYTFRAILYKYDLKNNPNLVWVASEGVLTKYSRDIIPWIKRLSGDEISLAVKGYKTFLKKKRESG, from the coding sequence ATGAATTATTTTGGATCCTATCGTCGTCTGTTTGAGAATTCACGAAGCGCTTTATTGAGTGCAATTGAAATCTACAATAAACCGAGAGTATCATATCGGGAAGAATCTTTTGTTATTCTCCTGATTAATTCTTGGGAGCTTCTTTTGAAGGCGGTTCTTTCAAAAAGCAAGAAACGCATCTTTTATAGAAAACGCAAGGGGGAACCGTATCGTACATTGACCCTAACTGATTCGATGAAAAGTGCTGAGTCTTTGTTTCCCTCTAATCTTCCATTCCTACCAATTCGAAAGAATATCGAACTTCTAGAGGCATATCGAGATTCTGCTATTCACTTTTACAACGAAGCAGACTTCCGGAGTATTATATTTGCTTTGTCTCAAACAAGCATTATTAATTACAGGGATGTGCTGGAAAATTTCTTTGGTAAGGATACTACGGAAGAAATTACATGGGCGGTTTTACCGCTTGGATCAAACTATCCTGCAGATCCAACTATTTTTCTCTCAAAAAGAAACAATAAACAGAGCGTCTCTGTGAGTGAATACCTCAGATTACTGCAGGGGTCTATACAGGAAGTTGAAAAAAATAAGCTGGATACAGGTCGACTGCTAACGGTTTTCAATGTCAAACTTGAGTCAACAAAGAAAATTGCAAATGCTGATTTTGTGGTTGGGGTTCAACCATCCTCTGGCGGAGGAGAGCCGATGCTGATTCAGAGAAAGGTTGATCCGAATGAAAGTCATCCATGGAGAGAAATGATGGTCATGCCAGAACTCCCCGAGTTCAATGGGAAACCTATGTCGAAATATACATTTCGAGCGATTTTATATAAGTATGATCTAAAGAATAATCCAAATCTTGTTTGGGTTGCCTCTGAAGGTGTATTGACAAAATATTCAAGGGACATAATTCCTTGGATTAAGCGTCTTTCGGGTGATGAGATATCCCTAGCAGTTAAAGGCTACAAAACTTTTCTAAAGAAAAAAAGGGAATCCGGATGA
- a CDS encoding NUDIX hydrolase: MKITFPLPTDGKYHQYCPQCHSEKINRVFEGEKTFYLCDECSNKSPRLIVIDPKTVWWIDNATQEYWHESVGVFVFNESGKTLFFERIIYPFAFAIPAGHLDTGEDPETAAKRELEEEAGIKVASIKLFSEEDVIGDECRRGADNHKWHLYTTRVKNLGEIKINDEGVKPVWLSLEEALEKELVYPVKYFIEKYGAKLLV, encoded by the coding sequence ATGAAAATTACTTTTCCTTTGCCGACGGATGGGAAGTATCACCAGTACTGCCCACAGTGCCATTCCGAGAAAATAAATCGCGTGTTTGAAGGAGAAAAAACCTTTTATCTCTGCGATGAGTGTAGCAACAAATCACCACGGCTTATCGTGATTGATCCGAAGACAGTTTGGTGGATAGACAATGCTACCCAAGAGTACTGGCATGAAAGCGTCGGGGTGTTCGTGTTCAACGAATCGGGGAAAACTTTGTTTTTTGAAAGGATTATTTATCCGTTCGCCTTTGCTATTCCGGCGGGGCATCTTGATACGGGCGAAGATCCCGAGACTGCCGCAAAAAGAGAGTTGGAAGAAGAAGCAGGCATCAAAGTTGCAAGCATAAAACTTTTTTCCGAAGAAGACGTGATCGGCGATGAATGCCGCCGAGGAGCGGATAACCACAAGTGGCACCTCTACACCACCCGAGTGAAAAACCTTGGCGAAATAAAAATAAACGACGAGGGCGTAAAGCCGGTTTGGCTCTCGCTTGAAGAGGCACTCGAAAAAGAACTTGTCTATCCCGTGAAATACTTTATTGAAAAGTATGGAGCAAAGTTGCTTGTGTAG
- a CDS encoding glycosyltransferase family 9 protein — MKVFRTDCKEWQGYKPCSKQKQGVIEGCDQCRFYAPIQGNILIIEAGGLGSALRTSIVMKEIKAQRPNTHIHWLTTEQSVELAGNIPSVDRVYATTWENLVILGAQTYDLVINFESNPLYLAFVSKLPFEKRGFTMNGFGNLVMASPSAEEFLWMQTNDHFRRRENEKPMQQILLETVGLEWKEQRYDLVTKPEDDEWARAFLMTEGVSETDMLIGLNIGSSLRHSAKRWSPQYFYELAKLCREQHPQWKPILLAGPEDIDAYNVLIELSHKEGMVPSGYWNTMSQFISLVNRTSIVVSADTFGLHVALGLGKKAISLWGPQPKEETYHYGSGVKVSLDLDCSPCFAGKLEKCSNLNTLQCMREIAVKTVFDILEQELLQGE, encoded by the coding sequence ATGAAAGTGTTTCGGACTGACTGTAAAGAATGGCAAGGGTACAAGCCGTGTTCAAAGCAGAAACAGGGCGTAATAGAGGGATGTGATCAGTGTCGGTTCTACGCTCCGATTCAGGGAAACATCTTGATCATCGAGGCGGGTGGTCTTGGAAGCGCTCTTCGGACGAGCATTGTGATGAAAGAGATCAAAGCGCAAAGACCCAATACTCACATCCATTGGCTCACTACCGAGCAGTCGGTGGAATTGGCCGGAAACATCCCCAGTGTGGATCGCGTGTATGCTACTACATGGGAAAATCTTGTCATTCTTGGAGCGCAGACGTACGACTTGGTGATAAACTTCGAGTCCAATCCGCTCTATCTTGCTTTTGTCAGTAAACTTCCCTTTGAAAAAAGAGGGTTTACGATGAATGGTTTCGGTAATCTGGTCATGGCGTCTCCTTCGGCTGAAGAATTTTTGTGGATGCAAACCAATGACCACTTTCGGCGAAGAGAAAATGAAAAGCCGATGCAACAAATTCTTTTGGAAACAGTTGGCTTGGAGTGGAAAGAGCAGAGATATGATCTGGTCACGAAGCCGGAAGATGATGAATGGGCGCGAGCGTTCTTGATGACAGAAGGTGTCTCTGAAACCGATATGTTGATAGGACTTAATATTGGGAGCAGTCTTCGGCATAGTGCGAAGCGGTGGTCGCCTCAATATTTTTATGAGCTAGCGAAGCTTTGTCGAGAACAGCATCCACAATGGAAACCGATTCTCCTCGCCGGTCCGGAAGATATTGACGCCTACAATGTGCTCATAGAGTTGAGCCATAAAGAAGGTATGGTTCCTTCGGGTTATTGGAACACGATGAGTCAGTTCATTTCGCTGGTCAATCGAACATCGATCGTTGTTTCAGCCGATACCTTCGGACTCCATGTCGCACTCGGCTTGGGAAAGAAAGCTATCTCGCTTTGGGGACCGCAACCAAAGGAGGAAACATACCACTACGGCAGTGGCGTAAAAGTGAGTCTTGATTTGGATTGTTCGCCTTGCTTTGCCGGAAAACTGGAGAAGTGTTCGAACCTGAATACTCTACAGTGCATGCGGGAAATAGCGGTAAAGACGGTGTTTGATATTCTGGAGCAAGAACTATTACAAGGAGAGTAA
- a CDS encoding ASCH domain-containing protein, with product MTIHQMKLAKEPFEKIANGQKVIESRLFDEKRRLINIGDAIEFSRNDNPAETVKAKVKALYRYDSFENLFSDFPPEYFGGMSKEFLLKEINQFYSKEDQEKYGVVGIKIELQK from the coding sequence ATGACTATTCATCAGATGAAACTCGCCAAAGAACCCTTTGAGAAAATCGCCAATGGGCAGAAAGTTATCGAGTCTCGTCTTTTTGATGAAAAGCGTCGGTTGATCAATATCGGCGATGCGATCGAGTTCTCCCGAAATGACAATCCAGCGGAAACAGTGAAAGCAAAAGTGAAGGCGCTCTACCGATACGATTCATTTGAAAATCTTTTTTCTGATTTTCCTCCGGAATATTTCGGTGGAATGTCCAAAGAATTTCTGCTCAAAGAAATCAATCAATTTTACTCAAAAGAAGATCAGGAAAAGTATGGGGTGGTGGGAATAAAAATAGAACTCCAAAAGTAA
- a CDS encoding M20/M25/M40 family metallo-hydrolase: MNTVALTKKLMSIPSVSGDELAVLKFLEGILLDYGFSSVRKIPLEDGTYCLAASKGKSDAWIVGHTDTVPGIVPIEEKDGNLYGKGSCDTKGNIAAALIASKSLTDINLLLTVGEESDFRGANRAAEDKEVMKGKRFLILEPTSSEFMDGQRGAILLEVSAEGIQKHSAFIGKTSENAIHKVVNVLGILGEYNLPLWNVGTIRGGIAKNIVAPECCAEVAIRPATLKEFRDAVLAIEDTQKVFSDVTLKIKAALEPLEGKKQKQGFTEAYFFRGKGRNVEIIGAGDLHVAHSPEEHVPIAELEALPGKIVGWARVV; this comes from the coding sequence ATGAATACTGTCGCTCTCACCAAAAAACTCATGTCCATCCCTTCCGTAAGCGGGGATGAATTGGCGGTGCTTAAATTTCTTGAAGGTATTCTTCTGGACTACGGTTTCTCGTCTGTTCGGAAGATTCCCCTCGAAGACGGAACTTATTGCCTTGCGGCTTCCAAAGGAAAGTCCGATGCGTGGATTGTCGGGCATACGGATACGGTTCCCGGTATCGTTCCGATTGAGGAAAAAGATGGGAATCTCTATGGGAAGGGATCTTGTGACACGAAAGGAAACATTGCGGCAGCGCTTATTGCTTCAAAAAGTCTCACGGACATCAACCTCCTCCTCACTGTTGGCGAAGAAAGTGACTTTCGCGGTGCGAATCGTGCGGCGGAAGATAAGGAAGTTATGAAAGGAAAGCGTTTTCTCATTCTCGAGCCGACTTCTTCCGAATTTATGGACGGACAGCGCGGAGCGATTCTTCTCGAGGTATCGGCGGAGGGTATACAGAAACACTCGGCGTTTATCGGAAAGACTTCCGAAAATGCGATTCATAAAGTGGTGAATGTTCTCGGTATTCTTGGAGAATACAATCTTCCCCTTTGGAATGTCGGCACTATTCGTGGAGGCATTGCTAAGAATATTGTCGCTCCCGAATGTTGCGCCGAGGTGGCTATACGTCCCGCGACGCTCAAAGAATTCAGAGACGCTGTGTTGGCTATAGAAGATACTCAAAAAGTATTCTCGGATGTAACCCTCAAAATCAAAGCCGCCCTTGAGCCTCTCGAAGGAAAGAAACAAAAACAAGGATTCACCGAAGCCTACTTTTTCCGTGGCAAGGGAAGGAACGTTGAAATCATTGGTGCCGGCGACCTTCATGTGGCGCACTCTCCGGAAGAGCATGTGCCGATAGCCGAACTTGAAGCGTTACCGGGGAAGATTGTTGGGTGGGCGAGGGTAGTGTAG
- a CDS encoding Type 1 glutamine amidotransferase-like domain-containing protein: MKLYLSSYRLGDKPEQLVELLNDNKKVAVIPNALDFSTDLARREQSQKREFDDLKSIGLEAEELDLRLYFGKEGELKKKIKEYGLVWVRGGNAFVLRQAMRQSGLDEILRELSKGDDVVYGGYSAGVCIIGLTLRGVELVDDPTIVPDGYQKEIVWDGVGLVDFSFAPHYQSDHAESSAVEKMIDFYKKNAMPFRALKDGEVIIQTI, encoded by the coding sequence ATGAAACTCTATCTCTCTTCCTATCGCCTTGGCGATAAGCCGGAACAGTTGGTTGAACTGTTGAATGATAATAAGAAAGTAGCAGTTATTCCCAATGCGCTTGATTTTTCTACTGACTTGGCGAGGCGAGAACAGAGCCAGAAACGGGAATTCGATGATTTGAAGAGCATTGGTTTAGAGGCTGAAGAACTTGATTTGCGATTGTACTTCGGAAAAGAGGGGGAGCTTAAAAAGAAGATTAAGGAGTATGGTTTGGTGTGGGTGCGCGGAGGAAACGCCTTTGTTTTGAGGCAAGCTATGCGCCAGAGCGGATTGGACGAGATTCTTAGAGAGTTGTCCAAGGGAGATGATGTTGTCTATGGCGGCTACAGTGCCGGTGTTTGCATTATCGGTCTTACACTCAGGGGAGTAGAGCTTGTTGACGACCCAACAATTGTTCCCGATGGATATCAAAAGGAAATAGTATGGGATGGTGTCGGATTGGTTGACTTTTCCTTTGCGCCGCATTATCAATCGGATCACGCGGAATCTTCCGCTGTCGAAAAAATGATAGATTTTTACAAAAAGAACGCGATGCCTTTTCGAGCCCTGAAAGACGGGGAGGTTATTATTCAGACCATCTGA
- a CDS encoding Fic family protein yields MAITKPIRDRIRGLKEEFDALKRGKEALLALIDEAEIPESVYNSNAIENSTLTLKETEKILLDMEVSRNVSVREVFEAKNLARVVSFIRTKSQEKELDRGEILLLHKMLIGSIDDNIAGRFRGKGEYVRVGTHIAPAPEHVEAMIASVISEYEKSDSAYFLDSVAKFHLDFETIHPFCDGNGRIGRVIISYQLLRFGFPLIIIRDKGKEIYYQSFSEYREKKNAKTMEKVLSLALLESLHKRIAYLKGESIVTLSEYAKKHEKKSPALFNAARRQNIPAFREKGVWKIGEKSKED; encoded by the coding sequence ATGGCTATAACCAAACCGATTCGAGATCGTATCCGCGGGCTCAAGGAAGAATTTGATGCTCTGAAGAGAGGAAAAGAGGCACTTTTAGCGTTGATTGATGAGGCGGAAATTCCGGAGAGTGTCTACAATTCGAATGCCATTGAGAATTCTACGCTCACACTTAAAGAAACGGAAAAGATCCTCCTCGATATGGAGGTGTCACGCAATGTATCCGTGCGCGAAGTGTTCGAAGCGAAAAATCTTGCCCGCGTGGTGAGTTTTATCCGAACGAAATCACAGGAGAAAGAACTTGATCGAGGGGAAATACTTCTCCTTCACAAAATGCTCATTGGGAGTATTGATGACAATATAGCTGGGAGATTTCGGGGGAAGGGTGAGTATGTTCGAGTCGGAACGCATATCGCTCCAGCGCCGGAGCATGTCGAAGCTATGATTGCTTCGGTCATTTCTGAGTACGAGAAGAGTGACAGTGCATACTTTCTGGATTCGGTTGCGAAGTTTCACTTGGATTTTGAAACCATCCATCCGTTTTGTGATGGAAACGGACGCATTGGTCGCGTGATCATTTCTTATCAACTCCTCCGTTTTGGCTTTCCTTTGATTATTATCCGCGACAAAGGGAAGGAAATCTATTACCAGTCTTTTTCCGAGTATCGCGAGAAGAAAAACGCGAAAACGATGGAAAAAGTTCTTTCGCTTGCACTTCTCGAATCGCTTCACAAGCGCATTGCATATCTGAAAGGAGAATCTATTGTTACGCTTTCCGAGTATGCAAAAAAACACGAGAAAAAGTCTCCCGCTCTGTTTAATGCCGCTCGTCGCCAAAACATCCCAGCGTTCCGGGAAAAAGGCGTCTGGAAAATTGGAGAGAAATCCAAGGAGGACTGA
- a CDS encoding glycosyltransferase: MPTLRIVPQGARTKETLATYSTISPEDGALLQSITPLLSGKRILHINSAARGGGVAELLRGGCALERALGIESSWAVIEDATEFFVVTKKIHNGLQGTAHTLTPDEQRTYLNIATELREQFETMVCDIKPNLIILHDPQPLPLISQATRFAPVISRLHIDLSTPFMPIVELLMPMIRQASSVIVSSSNYHSAIEPYPEEQTTVIRPAIDPLTEKNVSLEHALTTDILVQHGIDTLRPYITQVSRFDVWKDPIGAIEAYRIAKQSLPTLQLVLAGFIEASDDPEALAWVEKTKSAASDDTDIHIFSDLSQLRGGISNALFVNALNTHTACTLQMSRREGFGLTITEAMWKEHVVIARPSRGAELQITHGKSGYLADTPDTIAKHIVETILDKTIAHTIGRAAKESVKKHFLLPHYVALNCQCYLDTLSQDK; the protein is encoded by the coding sequence ATGCCCACACTCAGAATCGTCCCTCAAGGCGCACGCACAAAAGAAACCCTTGCAACATATTCCACGATAAGTCCCGAAGATGGCGCTCTTCTGCAGAGCATCACTCCACTGCTTTCCGGTAAGCGAATACTCCACATAAACTCCGCAGCCCGCGGAGGTGGTGTTGCTGAACTCTTAAGAGGTGGATGCGCACTTGAACGCGCACTCGGCATCGAAAGCTCGTGGGCTGTCATCGAAGACGCCACCGAATTTTTCGTTGTCACCAAGAAAATCCACAATGGTCTTCAGGGAACAGCACACACGCTTACCCCTGATGAGCAAAGAACCTATCTCAATATCGCGACCGAACTGCGTGAGCAATTTGAAACCATGGTTTGCGATATCAAACCGAATCTCATCATACTCCATGATCCACAACCGCTTCCGCTCATATCGCAAGCGACTCGATTCGCCCCTGTTATCTCTCGACTCCATATTGATCTCTCAACGCCCTTCATGCCAATAGTCGAACTCCTCATGCCTATGATTCGACAGGCATCATCGGTTATTGTTTCGAGCAGCAATTATCACTCAGCAATAGAGCCCTACCCCGAGGAACAAACAACCGTTATCCGCCCCGCTATTGATCCATTGACCGAGAAAAACGTTTCCCTTGAACACGCTCTCACGACAGACATTCTCGTTCAACACGGCATCGATACACTGCGACCATACATCACGCAAGTATCTCGCTTCGATGTATGGAAAGACCCCATCGGCGCCATCGAAGCCTACCGCATCGCCAAGCAATCCCTTCCAACGCTTCAGCTCGTACTCGCAGGATTCATCGAAGCGTCTGACGACCCGGAAGCGCTCGCATGGGTTGAGAAGACAAAATCAGCCGCATCAGACGATACTGATATTCATATCTTTTCAGACCTCTCCCAGCTCAGAGGCGGTATCAGCAACGCACTCTTCGTCAACGCACTCAACACCCACACTGCCTGCACACTCCAGATGAGTCGACGCGAAGGATTCGGACTCACTATCACAGAGGCGATGTGGAAAGAACACGTTGTCATTGCACGCCCATCACGTGGAGCCGAACTCCAAATCACCCATGGCAAAAGTGGCTACCTCGCCGACACGCCAGACACTATAGCAAAGCACATTGTCGAAACGATTCTCGACAAAACAATCGCACATACCATCGGACGAGCCGCCAAAGAATCCGTCAAAAAACACTTCCTTCTCCCTCATTATGTGGCGCTTAACTGCCAATGCTATCTTGATACGCTCTCTCAAGACAAGTAG
- a CDS encoding DUF2892 domain-containing protein: MSQSSLYRADTKAWTVDRIVFLIAGLFVALFTLLGIFIHPEFHWVTLFVGGMLMFFALTGYCPMAMIVHTFLRKK, from the coding sequence ATGTCTCAATCATCTCTCTATCGCGCTGACACAAAAGCGTGGACTGTCGACCGAATCGTTTTCCTCATTGCAGGACTCTTCGTAGCACTATTTACACTTCTTGGCATTTTCATTCATCCGGAATTTCATTGGGTGACACTCTTTGTCGGAGGCATGCTCATGTTCTTCGCTCTCACTGGATACTGCCCTATGGCAATGATTGTTCATACTTTTCTCAGAAAGAAATAG
- a CDS encoding efflux RND transporter permease subunit has product MKHQPETPNKSKSQSIGFAGKAAQIFLTNQKISLLTIGILIIWGSLSFVFMPKQYNPEIVAPAFSITTEFSDASVEEVRSLLTRRIEDAVLGIPKVDAISSQSLVGGRSIVIVKFLVGYSEESATIALNQKIQDIQPTLPLGVSTPLVQSIRPDDVPIIDIALASPTLSESSLRKLAIDVSDYLKLVPGISTADVKGGRINHLQIKLHASALIARGITIADIVNAINQSSGAFSVNEIQSNTKNPLITITGNIRDANELSHIVLRETNGLTLRLGDIADISLEPDTIREYIRLSEKNKPTVETVHIALSKLKGENATTVSSQVLQKLDTLREDLIPDTVSISVLRDEGETAHEEISKLSFDLIKSIVIVGILLALFLGLRNAFVASVSIPLVLLAVFGAGLLAGQTINRITLFALILSLGLLVDDAIVVVENIVRSLRLSPHENRIKLIVRAVDEVGGALALSTLTMALAFLPMAFVSGMMGPYMGPIPFFVPAALFASLIISVTLNPFLALLSMPRHNSPSTERQNFFVRTFEHIERVYERTLSALLIHSRKRVVALAATGIALIIALILPFTPLVPFRMLPKADKDHFSVYLDLPEGTALETTDRTARALETTLLQNPDILSVESFVGAAPVVDFNGLFKGSSGRNLESQATLTAHLTTASARVTTSESIAFRIRESLANFHEAFPNALTRIIEDPPGPPVLSTFLLKVKGENSEMRERIARDLALASAAVKGVVDIDTSIPEKSLNPTYRINTDKASLLGVSLRDIEMSLHAALSGSKIGLFHDSIDNSTSKKEPEYIVIRFTQEDRTQENDLSHIKVAGKTGGLVSLTTLLEPIDQSVEREILSDNREATTYVSAEMGDRSIVYAVLDMFPYLLDYHLPDNVGERVSWSPLGTTYRDRITGELYRVEIGGEWKLTLEVFRDLGIVMGVVMFLIFFVLAARTKSLLIPGLIMISIPLGLIGILPGFALLQAIKGTYFNATSMIGVIALSGLSVKNAIIYLEYLEPLKHSGRPIREALVEAGRIRLLPIVLTSLAAILGSLTIVSDPVWEGLAWSIIFGLSASTFLTLIIFPLLYFVFERKHWEE; this is encoded by the coding sequence ATGAAACATCAACCTGAGACACCTAACAAATCCAAATCTCAATCCATCGGATTTGCCGGGAAAGCTGCTCAAATATTTCTCACCAATCAGAAAATTTCACTCCTCACCATTGGCATACTCATCATTTGGGGTTCGCTTTCCTTTGTGTTCATGCCAAAGCAATACAATCCGGAAATCGTCGCCCCAGCATTTTCCATAACCACAGAATTCTCTGATGCTTCTGTAGAAGAAGTCCGTTCTCTCCTCACTCGACGAATAGAAGATGCCGTATTGGGAATTCCAAAAGTAGACGCTATATCCTCTCAATCACTCGTCGGGGGACGAAGCATTGTCATTGTGAAATTCCTCGTCGGATATTCCGAAGAAAGCGCAACCATCGCGCTCAATCAAAAAATTCAGGACATTCAGCCAACGCTCCCCCTCGGTGTATCCACTCCACTCGTTCAATCAATACGCCCCGATGATGTCCCCATTATCGACATTGCGCTCGCATCACCAACACTCTCCGAGAGTTCCCTCCGCAAACTCGCCATTGATGTCTCAGACTATCTCAAGCTCGTACCGGGCATATCAACCGCAGACGTAAAAGGCGGTCGCATCAACCACCTCCAGATCAAATTACATGCTTCGGCACTCATTGCTCGAGGTATTACCATTGCCGATATTGTCAATGCCATCAATCAATCAAGTGGGGCGTTCTCGGTTAATGAAATCCAGAGCAATACCAAAAATCCACTCATCACCATCACTGGAAACATTCGCGATGCAAATGAGCTCTCTCATATCGTCCTCCGCGAAACAAATGGGTTGACACTTCGACTCGGAGATATTGCTGATATTTCTCTGGAGCCCGACACTATCAGAGAATACATTCGACTCTCAGAAAAGAACAAACCAACCGTCGAAACTGTCCATATCGCGCTCTCCAAACTCAAGGGAGAGAATGCCACTACCGTATCCAGTCAGGTTCTCCAGAAACTCGATACGCTCCGTGAAGACCTTATTCCGGATACCGTCTCGATATCCGTCCTCCGCGATGAAGGAGAAACTGCACACGAGGAAATCTCCAAACTCTCCTTCGACCTCATCAAATCAATCGTCATTGTTGGTATACTCCTTGCTCTGTTTCTTGGACTGAGAAATGCTTTTGTCGCTTCAGTATCGATTCCACTTGTACTCCTCGCTGTTTTCGGCGCCGGACTCCTTGCAGGACAAACCATCAATCGCATCACGCTCTTCGCGCTCATACTCTCCCTCGGACTCCTCGTCGATGACGCCATCGTCGTCGTAGAAAATATTGTCCGGTCACTTCGTCTCTCTCCGCATGAGAATCGAATCAAACTCATCGTGCGAGCCGTCGACGAAGTCGGTGGCGCACTCGCACTTTCGACACTCACCATGGCACTCGCCTTTCTCCCAATGGCATTTGTCAGTGGCATGATGGGACCCTACATGGGACCAATTCCTTTCTTCGTGCCGGCAGCGCTCTTTGCATCACTCATCATCTCTGTCACACTCAATCCGTTTCTCGCTCTCCTTTCCATGCCACGTCATAATAGTCCAAGCACGGAGCGTCAGAATTTTTTCGTACGAACATTCGAACACATTGAGCGAGTATATGAACGGACACTTTCCGCGCTCCTCATTCATTCCAGAAAACGAGTCGTAGCACTCGCAGCGACAGGGATAGCACTCATCATCGCACTCATACTTCCATTCACACCACTTGTCCCCTTCCGCATGCTCCCCAAGGCTGACAAGGATCACTTCTCTGTATACCTCGATCTCCCGGAGGGAACAGCCCTTGAGACAACCGATAGAACAGCCAGAGCACTTGAGACAACACTCCTCCAAAATCCCGATATTCTCAGTGTGGAAAGCTTTGTCGGCGCAGCTCCGGTGGTCGATTTCAATGGTCTCTTCAAAGGAAGCTCCGGGAGAAATCTCGAAAGCCAAGCGACACTCACGGCACATCTCACCACAGCAAGTGCTCGCGTTACCACATCGGAGTCCATTGCCTTCCGCATACGAGAGAGCCTCGCCAACTTCCATGAAGCATTCCCCAATGCACTCACGCGCATCATCGAAGATCCGCCCGGACCGCCTGTTCTCTCTACCTTTCTCCTCAAAGTAAAAGGTGAGAACAGTGAGATGCGTGAGCGCATCGCTCGCGATCTCGCACTTGCCTCTGCCGCAGTAAAAGGCGTCGTCGATATCGACACCTCGATTCCCGAGAAAAGTCTCAATCCAACCTATCGCATCAATACCGACAAAGCTTCCCTCCTCGGCGTCTCACTGCGCGATATCGAAATGTCGTTGCACGCGGCGCTATCCGGATCAAAGATTGGGCTGTTTCATGATTCAATAGACAACAGCACATCAAAGAAGGAGCCTGAATATATTGTAATCCGATTCACACAAGAAGACCGTACTCAAGAGAACGACCTCTCGCATATCAAAGTTGCCGGAAAAACCGGGGGACTCGTATCACTCACCACCCTCCTCGAACCAATCGACCAATCCGTCGAGAGAGAAATCCTTTCCGATAACCGAGAAGCAACGACCTACGTATCCGCTGAAATGGGAGATCGAAGCATCGTGTATGCCGTCCTTGATATGTTCCCCTACCTCCTCGACTATCACCTCCCGGACAATGTCGGCGAGCGAGTGTCCTGGTCACCGCTCGGCACCACCTATCGCGACCGAATAACCGGCGAACTCTACCGTGTAGAAATCGGTGGCGAGTGGAAACTGACTCTCGAAGTATTCCGCGATCTTGGCATCGTGATGGGCGTTGTCATGTTCCTCATCTTCTTCGTTCTCGCAGCACGGACCAAATCGCTCCTCATACCCGGACTCATCATGATAAGCATTCCGCTCGGACTCATAGGGATACTCCCTGGATTTGCATTGCTTCAAGCAATCAAAGGAACGTACTTCAATGCCACATCTATGATTGGCGTCATCGCCCTCTCTGGGCTCTCCGTAAAAAATGCTATTATCTATCTGGAATACCTCGAGCCGCTCAAGCACTCTGGTCGACCGATACGAGAAGCTCTCGTCGAAGCCGGGCGCATCCGACTTCTCCCGATTGTCCTCACATCACTCGCCGCCATACTCGGCTCACTCACTATCGTCAGCGACCCCGTCTGGGAAGGACTCGCTTGGTCTATCATCTTCGGGCTTTCCGCTTCGACATTCCTCACCCTCATCATCTTTCCTCTGCTCTACTTCGTCTTTGAGCGAAAACATTGGGAAGAATAA